The proteins below are encoded in one region of Paenibacillus albus:
- a CDS encoding polysaccharide deacetylase family protein: protein MGTTRRARKALLLLLVWILCVCGGIDALHGDRASASASLPPPSDRTQSPNEVEPSFTSGQQQQLKKKKRSRADAVSWVTLQRMFPGSFVIWGPRGSRRVALTFDDVPDPRFTPQVLETLARYKVRATFFVVGSRAAAHPALVKRISREGHIIGNHSYDHAVFSRISRYAFEQQIARTDRIIRPLIGYSPKFIRPPYGEITPYQVDWLRSRGYIVVNWDTDSVDWKSLDSNRILINIKRTLQPGSIILQHAGGGEGQDLSGTIAALPRLITLLRSKGYQIVTLPELLNRPAGRNWRSR, encoded by the coding sequence ATGGGAACGACGCGCAGAGCCCGCAAAGCATTACTGCTGCTTCTGGTCTGGATCCTATGCGTATGCGGGGGAATAGATGCCTTACACGGCGATAGAGCTTCCGCCTCTGCGAGCCTTCCTCCGCCATCCGATCGTACGCAATCGCCAAACGAAGTCGAGCCTTCCTTCACTAGCGGCCAACAGCAGCAGCTGAAGAAGAAGAAACGCAGCCGTGCAGATGCGGTATCGTGGGTTACGCTGCAGCGGATGTTCCCGGGCTCCTTCGTCATCTGGGGACCACGGGGTTCACGCCGCGTCGCGCTTACGTTCGACGATGTGCCGGATCCTCGCTTTACTCCGCAGGTGCTGGAGACGCTTGCCCGCTACAAGGTGCGTGCGACCTTCTTCGTCGTTGGCTCGCGGGCAGCGGCGCATCCTGCGCTCGTAAAGAGGATCAGCAGAGAAGGTCATATCATCGGGAATCATTCGTATGACCATGCTGTATTTTCGCGTATATCCCGCTACGCCTTCGAGCAGCAAATCGCTCGTACCGACCGAATCATCCGCCCTTTGATCGGCTATAGCCCCAAATTCATCCGTCCGCCCTATGGGGAGATTACGCCGTATCAGGTCGATTGGCTGCGCAGCCGCGGTTACATCGTGGTGAACTGGGATACCGATTCCGTCGACTGGAAGAGTCTCGACAGCAACCGCATTCTCATCAATATTAAGCGGACGCTGCAGCCCGGCAGCATAATCCTTCAGCATGCCGGCGGCGGCGAAGGACAGGATCTCTCCGGAACGATCGCGGCGCTTCCACGGCTCATTACCCTGCTGCGCAGCAAGGGCTATCAGATCGTCACGCTGCCTGAGCTCTTGAACCGGCCTGCCGGTCGCAACTGGCGCAGCCGCTAA
- a CDS encoding alpha/beta fold hydrolase, whose protein sequence is MPTIDMPLHELKTYSGINPRPSDFDDYWERALNEMRQVDAAIELVPSSFQTPTAECFDLYFTGVKGARIHVKYARPRHSNGPHPAVVQFHGYTGSVGDWQDRLIYVSLGYSVFAMDCRGQGGGSEDSGSVKGNTHHGHIIRGLDDSEDQLLFRHIFLDTAQIAGIAMEMPEVDPKRVYAMGGSQGGALTIACAALEPRVAKLAPVFPFLSDYRRVWDMDLDKDAYAELRTFFRHFDPQHKREDEIFERLGYIDIQYLANRIKGDVLMGVGLMDTICPPSSQFAAYNKITAPKRLEIYPDFGHEWLPGLNDKVIEFFLEE, encoded by the coding sequence ATGCCAACAATTGATATGCCCTTGCATGAATTGAAAACGTATTCAGGGATAAATCCGCGCCCGTCCGACTTCGACGACTATTGGGAGCGAGCACTGAACGAGATGCGCCAGGTTGACGCCGCCATCGAACTTGTTCCAAGCTCTTTCCAGACGCCGACAGCAGAATGCTTTGATTTATATTTTACAGGGGTAAAAGGTGCTCGCATTCATGTTAAATACGCGCGTCCGCGTCATTCGAACGGGCCGCATCCTGCGGTTGTCCAGTTCCATGGCTATACGGGAAGCGTCGGGGATTGGCAGGATCGTCTTATCTATGTATCGCTCGGTTACTCCGTATTTGCAATGGACTGTCGCGGACAAGGCGGCGGCTCCGAGGATAGCGGCAGCGTGAAGGGCAACACGCATCACGGCCACATTATTCGCGGTTTGGACGATAGTGAAGACCAGCTCTTATTCCGTCATATCTTCCTCGACACGGCGCAGATTGCCGGGATTGCGATGGAGATGCCCGAGGTCGATCCGAAACGTGTCTACGCGATGGGCGGCTCGCAGGGTGGGGCGCTTACAATTGCATGTGCAGCGCTTGAGCCTCGTGTAGCGAAGCTTGCGCCCGTGTTCCCATTCCTCAGCGACTACCGCCGCGTATGGGATATGGATCTCGACAAGGATGCGTACGCGGAGCTGAGAACCTTCTTCCGCCATTTCGATCCGCAGCATAAGCGGGAAGATGAGATTTTCGAAAGACTCGGTTACATTGATATTCAATACTTGGCGAATCGGATTAAAGGAGACGTGCTGATGGGTGTCGGCTTGATGGATACGATCTGTCCGCCTTCGTCTCAGTTCGCTGCCTATAACAAAATCACCGCGCCGAAGCGGCTTGAAATTTATCCGGATTTTGGCCATGAATGGCTGCCGGGCCTAAACGATAAAGTGATTGAATTTTTCTTGGAAGAATAG
- a CDS encoding SGNH/GDSL hydrolase family protein: MRLTSKEKLVMIGDSITDCERARPVGEGLFGAIGKGYVSVVDSLLSSTYPELGIRVVNMGTSGNTVLDLKERWQADVIDLKPDWLSIMIGTNDVWRQYDSPTIPEQHVYLEEYEATLDQLVTETKPLVKGIVLMTPFYIEPNTQDLMRAEMDRYGAAVKRIAEKHGTLFVDTQAAFNQVLEHLYSGTLAWDRVHPNHTGHAVIARAFLQAIGYDYNKGL, translated from the coding sequence ATGCGTTTAACGAGCAAAGAAAAGCTAGTGATGATTGGAGACTCGATTACGGATTGTGAACGGGCTAGACCGGTCGGCGAAGGGCTGTTCGGCGCGATTGGCAAAGGATATGTGAGCGTCGTCGACTCGCTGCTATCCTCGACATACCCGGAGCTTGGCATTCGTGTTGTGAATATGGGGACGAGCGGCAATACGGTGCTGGATTTGAAGGAGCGTTGGCAGGCGGACGTTATTGATCTGAAGCCGGACTGGTTGTCCATCATGATTGGGACGAACGATGTATGGCGCCAATACGATAGCCCGACAATTCCGGAGCAGCACGTTTACCTCGAGGAGTATGAAGCGACGCTGGATCAGCTCGTTACGGAGACGAAGCCTCTTGTAAAAGGAATCGTGCTGATGACGCCGTTCTACATCGAGCCGAATACGCAAGACCTGATGCGCGCGGAGATGGACCGTTACGGAGCGGCCGTGAAGCGCATTGCCGAGAAGCACGGAACACTGTTCGTCGATACGCAGGCAGCGTTCAACCAAGTGCTGGAGCATCTCTATTCCGGCACGCTTGCTTGGGATCGCGTTCATCCGAACCATACGGGTCATGCCGTTATTGCTCGGGCTTTCTTGCAGGCAATCGGTTACGATTACAATAAAGGGCTTTAA
- a CDS encoding zinc-binding alcohol dehydrogenase family protein: MTEMMRAVGLTKYLPIERVDSLMDVAVEKPAAPIGRDILVKVKAISVNPVDTKQRSPKDKVETTPRILGWDASGIVDAVGQGCTLFQPGDRVYYAGSITRQGSNSEYQLVDERIVARMPESLDFAEAAALSLTAITAWEALHDRMHVAKNPAENAGKTILIVGAAGGVGSIALQLAKLAGLSVIGTASRADSREWSLKNGADHVINHHEPWTPQLAAIGLRYVDYILCTNATTAHFMSMVEAIAPLGAICSIVDTTDPVPLHLLKSKSASFVWEFMFTRAMFETADMIEQHRLLSEVAQLVDEGALRTTMTERLSPINSANLRSAHAKLESGSMIGKLVIEKWE; encoded by the coding sequence ATGACGGAAATGATGCGTGCGGTAGGGCTTACGAAATACCTTCCGATCGAGCGAGTAGATAGTTTGATGGATGTTGCGGTGGAGAAGCCTGCTGCCCCGATTGGACGAGATATATTGGTGAAGGTTAAAGCGATTTCGGTAAATCCGGTTGATACGAAGCAGCGCTCGCCTAAGGATAAGGTCGAGACGACTCCTCGCATTCTCGGCTGGGATGCGTCGGGTATCGTGGATGCCGTCGGCCAAGGTTGTACGTTATTCCAGCCAGGCGATCGCGTTTATTATGCGGGCAGCATTACACGCCAAGGCAGCAATAGCGAGTATCAGCTCGTCGATGAGCGAATCGTGGCGCGGATGCCGGAATCGCTTGATTTTGCCGAAGCAGCTGCACTTTCGTTAACAGCGATTACAGCGTGGGAAGCGCTGCACGACAGAATGCACGTCGCAAAGAATCCCGCCGAGAACGCCGGCAAAACGATTCTGATCGTTGGCGCGGCGGGTGGCGTCGGCTCCATCGCGCTGCAGCTGGCGAAGCTGGCTGGTTTGAGCGTGATCGGAACCGCGTCCCGAGCGGATTCACGGGAATGGTCTTTGAAGAATGGAGCCGATCACGTAATCAATCACCATGAGCCATGGACTCCGCAGCTTGCGGCTATCGGCCTCCGTTACGTGGATTACATCCTGTGCACCAATGCCACGACTGCTCACTTCATGAGCATGGTAGAAGCTATCGCTCCGCTAGGCGCGATCTGCTCCATCGTTGATACGACCGATCCAGTGCCCCTGCATCTGCTGAAGAGTAAAAGCGCCTCCTTCGTGTGGGAGTTTATGTTCACGCGTGCCATGTTCGAGACGGCCGACATGATCGAGCAGCACAGGCTGCTAAGCGAAGTCGCGCAGCTCGTTGACGAAGGTGCGCTGCGGACGACGATGACGGAGAGGCTGTCGCCTATCAACTCCGCGAACCTGCGATCCGCGCATGCGAAGCTCGAGTCGGGTTCGATGATTGGCAAGCTGGTTATTGAAAAGTGGGAGTAA
- a CDS encoding methyl-accepting chemotaxis protein, whose translation MQWFHSMSIRNKLLTGCYSIVAIFSIALILGLLLTGGSIVLGLVIIVIAAAVTFPLVRVIETALTSSIDEITSIAFGIAKGDFTQKVDVSSSSSLGELGHSFNSMVDKLRDILKETSTIARVVNDTSHNIFDKNINLKQVMEQVATSAGELATGANTISEDVSDMAESIRDIENKVTNYAHSTKEMNVHSDQTIALVERGRQAVESQSHGMTRNVEATSQVAAAIEELARKADGISAITRTISDLAEQTNLLSLNASIEAARAGEHGRGFAVVAQEVRKLAEESTSSTKEIHTLVRSIDQGVKQAIQNIKVNEEVVHLQMQMLRDTEHVFSELVTSVQFITQQITEFSAESDQMMESARKISGTIQNISAITQQSAAGTEQVSASMNEQMGSVQDVVTETEKMQQIVMQLQRTMSIFKI comes from the coding sequence ATGCAATGGTTCCATTCTATGTCGATTCGAAATAAGCTTTTGACCGGTTGCTACTCAATTGTCGCAATCTTCTCCATTGCGCTCATCCTTGGATTGCTGCTCACGGGCGGCAGCATTGTACTCGGTCTCGTCATCATTGTAATTGCAGCAGCAGTAACTTTCCCACTTGTTCGCGTCATTGAGACAGCGCTTACATCTTCGATCGACGAAATTACTTCCATCGCTTTCGGTATTGCGAAGGGTGATTTCACTCAGAAGGTGGACGTATCCTCTTCCTCATCGCTCGGCGAGCTCGGCCATTCGTTCAACAGCATGGTGGACAAGCTGCGCGACATATTGAAGGAAACATCTACGATCGCAAGAGTCGTGAACGATACGAGCCACAACATTTTCGATAAAAATATTAACTTGAAGCAAGTGATGGAGCAGGTGGCTACTTCCGCCGGCGAGCTTGCAACAGGTGCGAATACGATTTCCGAGGATGTCAGCGATATGGCGGAGTCCATTCGCGATATTGAGAATAAAGTAACGAATTACGCCCATTCCACCAAAGAAATGAACGTGCACTCTGACCAGACGATCGCACTCGTTGAACGTGGACGCCAGGCAGTTGAGAGCCAGTCGCACGGCATGACCCGCAACGTTGAAGCAACTTCGCAGGTGGCGGCAGCCATTGAGGAGCTTGCCCGCAAAGCTGATGGCATCTCGGCCATCACTCGCACGATCTCTGATCTCGCGGAACAGACAAACCTGCTGTCCTTGAACGCTTCAATCGAAGCAGCACGCGCAGGCGAGCACGGACGCGGCTTCGCCGTCGTTGCTCAGGAAGTACGCAAGCTGGCAGAAGAGTCGACTTCCTCCACGAAGGAAATACATACGCTCGTACGCAGCATCGACCAAGGCGTTAAGCAAGCCATTCAGAATATTAAAGTGAACGAAGAGGTCGTTCATCTGCAAATGCAAATGCTGCGCGATACAGAACATGTCTTCTCCGAGCTTGTTACAAGCGTACAATTCATTACGCAGCAGATTACCGAGTTCTCGGCCGAGAGCGATCAGATGATGGAGAGCGCACGCAAGATTTCCGGAACGATCCAGAACATCTCTGCCATTACGCAGCAATCGGCAGCTGGTACGGAGCAGGTGTCCGCATCGATGAACGAGCAGATGGGCTCCGTTCAAGATGTCGTAACGGAAACCGAGAAAATGCAGCAGATCGTTATGCAGCTGCAGCGCACCATGTCGATTTTCAAAATATAA
- a CDS encoding O-methyltransferase: MNLDTMPLSRQVDFVFKQLEEELLHSLAGTVIIQIRNNIVGKYGVRHNPIESKNGEIGEAEQGMTREQVQAFRKMAVDSIRLKRSWTHGEILYDFSVRSGTSTWSASISFESNYNLAAGMFRYTPKHAQHAALRETP; this comes from the coding sequence ATGAATTTGGATACAATGCCGTTAAGTCGTCAAGTGGATTTCGTCTTTAAGCAATTGGAAGAAGAGCTTCTTCATTCTTTAGCAGGTACTGTAATTATTCAAATTCGTAATAACATCGTTGGCAAGTACGGCGTTCGCCACAATCCAATTGAGAGCAAGAACGGTGAAATTGGTGAAGCGGAGCAGGGTATGACGAGAGAGCAGGTACAAGCTTTTCGCAAGATGGCTGTCGATTCCATTCGCTTGAAACGCAGTTGGACGCATGGGGAGATTTTGTACGACTTCTCAGTCCGTTCTGGCACAAGCACGTGGTCGGCGAGCATCTCGTTCGAGAGCAATTATAATTTGGCAGCAGGGATGTTCCGCTACACACCGAAGCATGCACAGCACGCCGCACTGCGTGAAACTCCTTAA
- a CDS encoding alpha/beta-type small acid-soluble spore protein: MASSNQLVVPGASAALDQMKYEVARELGISFPADGYYGDMMTRDAGSIGGAITRKLVQIAEQQLAGGRSSR, encoded by the coding sequence ATGGCTAGCAGCAATCAATTAGTCGTACCTGGAGCAAGCGCAGCTCTCGATCAAATGAAGTATGAAGTTGCAAGAGAGCTTGGAATCTCGTTCCCTGCAGACGGCTATTATGGTGACATGATGACTCGTGACGCAGGTTCGATCGGAGGAGCAATTACTCGCAAACTCGTTCAAATCGCAGAACAACAACTTGCAGGTGGTAGATCCTCCCGCTAA
- a CDS encoding DUF1980 domain-containing protein: MRFLSTAQRRAIAHHLIRSSILTGFGLYIIFLVQTHTLVQYVEPNLSVYVKLSAIGLFATAIYQLHSALQEWQGVTAAPCDCNHEPSASLLANLGIYGLFILPLALGFLL, translated from the coding sequence ATGCGATTTCTTTCTACCGCACAGCGCAGAGCCATTGCCCACCATCTCATTCGGAGCAGTATATTGACCGGCTTCGGACTTTATATTATTTTTCTCGTTCAAACACACACGCTGGTGCAATATGTCGAGCCTAACTTATCCGTCTATGTGAAGCTATCCGCGATTGGGCTGTTTGCCACGGCTATCTATCAGCTCCATTCGGCTTTGCAGGAATGGCAAGGCGTCACGGCTGCTCCCTGCGATTGCAATCATGAGCCATCTGCATCTCTGCTCGCGAACCTCGGTATTTACGGTCTATTCATACTTCCGCTCGCGCTTGGCTTCCTCCTATAA
- a CDS encoding permease, translating to MHDFQHIFISIIVEAFPFILLGVLISALLQVFVSDSMIDRITPRNPIAGVLFGSLLGLLLPLCECGMIPVVRRLIRKGMPPYIGMVFIFAGPIINPVVFTSTYSAFQSEPLIAYSRMGLALVVCFLLGLLMYRFMKRSPLKLGIHSLSGRSSESDYGHNYNHGSMNDGIRGRIQATFNHASDEFFDIGKYLIIGAFITALVQSVVNQDVLLSIGGQPGIANLFMMGAAFALSLCSTSDAFVASSFHGIFGPGALLAFLVFGPMVDVKSLLMLFSTFRSKVVIGIVLFLVVSVWALSILTEKVLFHF from the coding sequence ATGCATGACTTTCAGCATATTTTTATAAGCATAATCGTTGAAGCATTCCCGTTCATTCTGCTTGGCGTACTCATCTCGGCGCTCCTGCAAGTATTCGTCTCGGACTCGATGATCGATCGGATTACACCTCGCAACCCGATCGCCGGTGTCCTGTTCGGCAGCTTGCTCGGCTTGCTGCTGCCGCTGTGCGAGTGCGGAATGATTCCCGTCGTGCGCAGACTCATTCGCAAAGGGATGCCGCCATATATCGGGATGGTGTTTATTTTTGCCGGCCCAATTATTAATCCCGTCGTATTCACATCCACGTACAGCGCTTTCCAGTCCGAACCGCTTATCGCTTACTCGCGCATGGGACTTGCACTGGTGGTCTGCTTCCTGCTCGGGCTCCTCATGTACCGATTCATGAAGCGAAGCCCGCTGAAGCTTGGCATCCATTCGTTATCCGGACGCTCGAGCGAATCGGATTACGGTCATAATTACAATCACGGCAGCATGAATGACGGCATTCGCGGACGAATCCAAGCGACATTCAACCATGCATCGGACGAGTTCTTCGACATCGGCAAATATTTAATTATCGGTGCCTTCATTACAGCGCTTGTCCAATCGGTTGTGAATCAGGACGTTCTCTTGTCAATTGGCGGTCAACCGGGCATTGCCAATCTGTTCATGATGGGAGCCGCCTTCGCGCTGTCTCTCTGCTCGACGTCGGATGCTTTTGTCGCTTCATCGTTTCATGGCATCTTCGGACCAGGCGCATTGCTCGCGTTTCTCGTCTTCGGCCCGATGGTTGATGTAAAGAGCCTGCTCATGCTCTTCTCCACGTTCCGCAGCAAAGTCGTAATCGGCATCGTGCTTTTCCTGGTTGTCAGTGTCTGGGCGCTTTCCATCCTAACGGAGAAGGTCCTGTTTCATTTCTAA
- a CDS encoding beta-propeller fold lactonase family protein has protein sequence MALLRSFFQYRCPNKGSRGFKLAASAIALAALAAFTSGCGWFGDRQEAAPAPVSGSSIVASPDGKRLYVANGDTNTVSIVDVADRKVVKEIAVGKEPRELAISPDGKTLYVTCRYAGSVEWVDVDAGRVIGTAKPGIEPYGIVESPDGKRLYVSSYRSGTVSVIDAVDRKVLQQVKAGDNPRALALTADGGTLYVSDYLKGRTMRFRTATMEKLGESRLAASPDMKDRKKSQGIANTVEQLRLTPDGKSFWEAHLLTNTDTPIQFEEVIFPALSVLDAESGAEDTKARKELFKAIDAKDKFGKSTIVSNPTDIVFSPDGKKAYALMGGSEDLLVFDLNRGGRASQMIHHLPGDFPIGMVMSPDGRELYIHNANSHDLTYVSLPASDEEGGRAQVDGKPLRLIAADRLNAQQRLGKTLFYSANSDDNPLTGNNWMSCASCHSDGEVDQLTLTTGKGPRNVPSNVLAFETGLFMWDGSRDDFTDYIHTVQGEMGGLSEVDPAKPMPADKQKLFDALEAYMRMPDAFPVPQSPYRTADGKLTAAAERGKALFEGKAQCITCHATDALTDSVKAVGSDGKQTTANTDYLHDVGTVNKTDTDYAGDARGKFENKRQRGLYDTPTLRGIYATAPYLHDGSAATLEDVIKRAGDQHGHTSELSDKEVQDLVSYLKQIE, from the coding sequence ATGGCATTGCTCCGGTCCTTCTTCCAGTATCGGTGTCCAAATAAAGGTTCGCGTGGCTTCAAGCTGGCGGCGAGTGCAATTGCACTCGCCGCTTTGGCTGCTTTTACCTCAGGCTGCGGATGGTTTGGTGATCGCCAGGAGGCGGCGCCTGCACCTGTTTCCGGCAGCAGCATTGTGGCTTCGCCGGACGGGAAACGGTTATACGTAGCAAACGGGGATACGAATACCGTGTCCATCGTTGATGTGGCTGACCGCAAAGTGGTGAAGGAGATTGCAGTGGGTAAGGAGCCGCGGGAGCTGGCAATCTCGCCGGACGGGAAGACGCTATATGTGACTTGCCGTTATGCGGGCAGTGTAGAGTGGGTAGACGTTGATGCTGGTCGGGTCATTGGCACGGCGAAGCCGGGTATTGAACCATACGGCATTGTAGAGAGCCCAGATGGGAAGCGGCTGTATGTGAGCAGCTATCGCTCGGGGACTGTGTCCGTTATTGATGCTGTTGACCGCAAAGTGCTGCAGCAGGTGAAGGCAGGCGATAATCCGCGTGCATTGGCGTTGACAGCTGACGGAGGGACTTTGTATGTGTCCGATTATTTGAAGGGTCGGACGATGAGATTTCGCACGGCTACGATGGAGAAGCTTGGCGAGAGTCGACTTGCGGCGTCACCGGATATGAAGGATAGGAAGAAAAGCCAAGGCATTGCAAATACAGTGGAGCAGCTGCGGCTGACGCCTGACGGAAAGTCTTTCTGGGAGGCGCATCTGCTGACGAATACGGATACGCCGATTCAGTTCGAGGAAGTGATTTTTCCGGCGTTGTCGGTCTTGGATGCAGAGAGCGGTGCGGAGGATACGAAGGCGCGCAAGGAGCTGTTTAAGGCGATTGATGCGAAAGACAAATTTGGCAAGTCGACTATCGTCTCGAATCCGACGGATATCGTGTTCTCGCCAGACGGCAAGAAGGCGTACGCGCTAATGGGCGGCAGCGAAGACCTGCTCGTATTCGATCTGAACCGAGGAGGCAGGGCGAGCCAGATGATTCACCATCTGCCGGGAGATTTTCCGATTGGGATGGTTATGTCCCCGGATGGGCGAGAGTTGTATATCCACAATGCGAATTCGCATGATCTGACTTATGTATCGTTACCGGCGTCTGATGAAGAAGGCGGACGGGCGCAGGTCGATGGGAAGCCGCTGCGGTTGATCGCGGCGGACCGGCTCAATGCGCAGCAGCGACTTGGCAAGACGCTGTTCTACAGCGCGAACAGCGATGATAATCCGCTCACGGGCAACAACTGGATGAGCTGCGCCTCCTGCCACTCCGACGGCGAGGTGGACCAGCTCACGTTGACGACGGGAAAAGGGCCGCGGAACGTGCCGAGCAATGTGCTTGCTTTTGAGACGGGGCTGTTCATGTGGGATGGCAGCCGGGACGATTTTACGGACTACATCCATACCGTACAGGGTGAGATGGGCGGCTTGTCAGAAGTTGATCCCGCGAAGCCGATGCCTGCGGATAAGCAGAAGCTGTTCGATGCGCTGGAGGCCTATATGCGGATGCCGGATGCTTTTCCCGTGCCGCAGAGCCCGTATCGGACGGCGGACGGCAAGCTGACCGCCGCAGCGGAGCGCGGCAAGGCGTTGTTCGAGGGCAAGGCACAGTGCATCACGTGCCATGCGACGGATGCCTTGACGGACAGCGTCAAGGCGGTGGGCAGCGATGGCAAGCAGACAACGGCGAACACTGACTATTTGCACGACGTCGGTACGGTGAACAAGACGGACACCGACTACGCGGGCGATGCGCGCGGGAAGTTTGAGAACAAGCGGCAGCGTGGACTCTACGACACGCCGACGCTGCGCGGCATCTACGCGACCGCGCCGTACCTCCATGATGGCAGCGCAGCTACGCTCGAGGACGTCATCAAACGCGCAGGCGACCAACACGGTCATACGTCCGAGCTGTCGGACAAGGAAGTGCAGGATTTGGTCTCATATTTGAAGCAAATTGAGTAA
- the trpS gene encoding tryptophan--tRNA ligase: MPRVLSGIQPSGQLTLGNYIGAIQNFVKLQETHECFFMVVDLHAITVPQEPAALREQTEAVAALFIAAGIDPNKASVFAQSHVAPHAELGWLFTTLAYMGELERMTQFKDKSSGKDSVGAGLFVYPTLMAADILLYNADLVPVGDDQKQHLELTRDLAQRFNQRYGDMFTVPQPYIPKVGARIMSLDDGTKKMSKSNPNPASYIALLDPPDVIRKKISRATTDSGREVKFNPAEKPEVSNLMSIFSHCADLTLEEIEARYEGQGYGAFKKDLAEAVVSKLEPLQKRYAEIRSSGEIHDILKQGAENVSVIAHQTLREAKERMGFLLPR, translated from the coding sequence ATGCCACGCGTACTATCCGGCATTCAACCTAGCGGTCAGCTGACACTAGGCAACTACATCGGCGCGATTCAAAATTTCGTCAAGCTGCAAGAAACGCATGAGTGCTTCTTCATGGTCGTAGATCTGCACGCGATTACAGTTCCTCAGGAACCAGCAGCACTCCGAGAGCAAACAGAAGCGGTCGCAGCGCTGTTCATCGCTGCAGGCATCGATCCGAACAAAGCAAGCGTGTTCGCACAATCCCACGTTGCCCCGCATGCGGAGCTCGGCTGGTTGTTTACGACGCTCGCTTACATGGGTGAGCTCGAGCGGATGACGCAGTTTAAAGATAAATCGAGCGGCAAAGATTCGGTTGGCGCAGGCCTGTTCGTCTACCCGACGCTGATGGCTGCAGACATCCTGCTCTATAATGCAGATCTCGTTCCGGTCGGAGACGATCAGAAGCAGCATCTGGAGCTGACACGCGACCTCGCGCAGCGCTTCAATCAGCGTTATGGCGACATGTTCACGGTTCCACAGCCTTACATTCCGAAGGTTGGCGCGCGGATCATGTCTCTTGACGACGGCACCAAGAAGATGAGTAAGAGCAATCCGAACCCGGCCAGCTACATCGCGCTGCTTGATCCGCCGGATGTCATTCGTAAGAAAATCAGCCGCGCAACAACCGACTCCGGCCGCGAAGTGAAGTTTAACCCAGCGGAGAAGCCGGAAGTAAGCAACTTGATGAGCATCTTCTCGCACTGCGCAGACTTGACGCTGGAAGAGATCGAAGCTCGCTACGAGGGCCAAGGCTATGGCGCGTTCAAGAAGGATCTCGCGGAAGCGGTTGTATCGAAGCTCGAACCGCTTCAGAAGCGCTACGCGGAAATCCGCAGCAGCGGCGAAATTCACGATATCTTAAAGCAAGGCGCGGAGAACGTATCTGTTATCGCGCACCAAACGCTTCGTGAAGCGAAAGAGAGAATGGGCTTCCTTCTCCCTCGCTAA
- a CDS encoding DUF5325 family protein, giving the protein MSKLMSLFFAVLSVLLMCATAISISYSGWLTVLFFLLTICCIGAGFIVKARMRRRNGENGETKKEV; this is encoded by the coding sequence ATGTCCAAGCTAATGTCCTTGTTTTTCGCGGTTTTGTCGGTGCTTCTTATGTGCGCAACAGCTATTTCCATTAGCTATAGTGGTTGGCTTACCGTGCTGTTCTTCTTGCTTACGATATGCTGCATTGGTGCAGGTTTCATTGTGAAAGCCAGAATGAGACGACGCAATGGGGAAAATGGAGAAACAAAAAAGGAAGTATAG
- a CDS encoding alpha/beta-type small acid-soluble spore protein: MAGQQSRSSNTLVVPQATAALQQMKFEAAQELGIAIPQDGYYGNVSTRDAGSLGGYITRKLVQIAEQQLSGGSSYR, translated from the coding sequence ATGGCAGGACAACAATCTCGAAGCAGCAATACGCTGGTCGTACCGCAAGCAACAGCAGCACTTCAACAAATGAAGTTTGAGGCAGCTCAGGAGCTCGGTATTGCGATTCCTCAAGATGGTTACTACGGCAATGTCTCGACACGTGATGCAGGCTCACTCGGAGGATACATCACACGAAAACTCGTCCAAATTGCTGAACAGCAACTATCGGGTGGCTCGTCATACCGCTAA